From Spirochaeta lutea, the proteins below share one genomic window:
- a CDS encoding phosphohexomutase domain-containing protein, producing MAPLYDSVSQLPIGDPQGFSALIESPPVFQAVSDFSKPLIVSASGWRMVFASSRDEEDASPEIQPEASILAGTMALAFAQILAAATEKSFDQLTITLAMDSRPTGPALSDAMLRVFLDLGIHVHYLFIASAPEAMAYTKQNPQLDGFCYISASHNPIGHNGVKFGLESGSVLGGDSARELITLFTSLRTDPNIPQTVFDHFKSCSPSLLEKTLHDSHTHKNHSLQYYRDFSHQVAADTTDPQLIQGRIADLHQGIRNNRVGILAELNGSARTLTIDRQYLEDLGVAIRVVNGVPRQITHRIVPEGRSLDLCIAELEKAYQEDSSFQLGYVPDNDGDRGNLVYLNASTGKAQQIEAQEVFALTVMAELSWLVYTGQLTYDEKNKANQRVAVAINGPTSMRIEELCRAFDVEVFRAEVGEANVVTLAQNLRKKGYLVRILGEGSNGGNITHPSTVRDPLNTICSVLKVLTMKGDSNASASPKSTSASSPGAGSPSGLFEIYCHRIGRPYNPDFTLQDVLQALPEYITTSAYEDRAILRIKTEEHSLLKERYEQLFRREWPEHESWFNKTLGVVTWREVNYEGIHERVGFGPEYRTGSQRGGLKILFKDETGIPVAFIWMRGSGTEPVFRVLADVRGSDPSLEEYLLHWHVSMIQKADSQGS from the coding sequence ATGGCACCATTATATGATTCAGTTTCACAGCTTCCCATCGGAGACCCCCAAGGCTTTTCAGCCCTGATCGAGTCTCCCCCAGTCTTCCAGGCTGTATCGGACTTCAGTAAGCCCCTCATTGTCAGCGCCTCAGGTTGGAGGATGGTGTTTGCCTCCTCGAGAGACGAGGAGGATGCATCTCCGGAGATTCAGCCCGAAGCCAGCATTCTCGCCGGCACCATGGCCCTGGCCTTTGCCCAAATTTTGGCTGCAGCTACCGAAAAATCCTTCGATCAACTCACCATCACCCTGGCCATGGACTCCCGGCCCACCGGACCGGCACTATCGGACGCCATGCTCCGGGTGTTTCTGGATCTGGGTATCCACGTCCACTACCTCTTCATCGCTTCTGCACCCGAGGCCATGGCCTACACCAAACAGAACCCGCAGCTGGACGGGTTTTGTTACATCTCCGCCAGCCATAACCCCATCGGCCACAACGGTGTGAAGTTTGGACTTGAATCGGGAAGTGTTCTGGGCGGGGATTCGGCGCGGGAGCTCATTACCCTCTTCACCAGCCTCAGGACCGACCCGAACATTCCTCAAACCGTCTTCGACCATTTTAAGTCCTGTTCCCCTTCACTCCTGGAGAAAACCCTTCACGACAGTCATACCCACAAAAACCACAGCCTCCAATATTACCGGGATTTCTCCCACCAGGTGGCCGCAGATACCACGGATCCTCAACTCATCCAGGGACGAATCGCCGACCTTCACCAGGGCATCCGTAACAACCGGGTGGGAATCCTGGCGGAACTGAACGGCAGTGCCCGGACCCTGACCATTGACCGACAGTACCTGGAAGATCTGGGGGTAGCCATCCGGGTTGTCAACGGCGTCCCCCGGCAGATCACCCACCGCATCGTACCCGAAGGCCGCAGTCTGGACCTGTGTATCGCTGAATTAGAAAAAGCCTATCAAGAGGATTCAAGCTTTCAATTGGGTTACGTTCCCGACAACGACGGAGACCGGGGCAATCTGGTCTACCTCAATGCTTCGACCGGAAAGGCACAGCAAATCGAAGCCCAGGAGGTCTTTGCCCTGACGGTAATGGCAGAACTTTCTTGGCTGGTGTACACCGGCCAGCTCACCTATGATGAAAAAAACAAGGCAAACCAGCGGGTTGCAGTGGCGATTAACGGTCCAACCAGTATGCGGATCGAGGAGCTCTGCCGGGCCTTCGATGTGGAGGTATTCCGTGCGGAGGTCGGGGAAGCCAACGTAGTAACCCTGGCGCAGAACCTCCGGAAAAAGGGCTACCTGGTCCGTATCCTTGGCGAAGGTTCCAACGGCGGCAACATCACTCATCCCTCAACCGTCCGGGATCCTTTGAATACCATCTGTTCGGTTCTCAAGGTCCTGACTATGAAGGGTGATTCCAACGCCTCTGCCTCCCCTAAAAGCACCAGCGCCTCCTCCCCCGGAGCCGGCTCCCCTTCCGGCCTCTTCGAGATCTACTGCCACCGAATCGGGAGGCCCTACAACCCTGACTTCACCCTTCAGGATGTCCTTCAGGCCCTGCCCGAGTACATCACCACCAGTGCCTATGAGGATCGGGCCATTCTGCGGATCAAGACGGAGGAACATAGTCTGCTTAAGGAACGGTACGAACAACTATTCCGCAGGGAATGGCCGGAGCACGAATCCTGGTTCAACAAAACCCTGGGGGTCGTTACCTGGCGGGAGGTGAATTACGAGGGGATCCATGAACGGGTTGGCTTCGGGCCGGAATACCGCACCGGTTCCCAACGCGGCGGTTTGAAAATTCTCTTCAAGGATGAAACCGGAATTCCCGTGGCATTCATCTGGATGCGGGGATCCGGCACAGAACCCGTTTTCCGGGTGTTGGCTGATGTCCGGGGCTCGGACCCCTCCCTGGAGGAGTACCTCTTACACTGGCATGTCTCCATGATTCAAAAAGCCGATTCCCAGGGCTCCTAG